The Paenibacillus sp. 37 sequence TCCAGTCACAGGGCTATACACCGTCATCTCTGCTTTCGTAACAGATGAACTTGAACCTTCATCCGTTTCCTCAATAGCGGAAACGGATACGGAATCCGTTGTGCCTTGCGTTGCTAACTCGCCGGATTTGGTGCGGGTTTGGTATCCCCACAGATAGGTCAAAATGAAACCAACCACCAGACCCACCGCCATTTGCAACACATAACCATAGAAGCCGGGATCAATGCCTTGAGGATTGACTGCACCAGGAATACCGAATACGCCGGATGGAGCAAATGCATAAACTTTGGACAAAAAGGCTCCACCGATCACTCCACCAATACTACCACCGATAATCGCCATTATGAGCGGTTTTTTTTGAGGAAGCAGTACACCGTAAAGTGCTGGTTCACTCACACCGAGCAATGCTGTGCCACCAGTTGAAATACCCAGTGTTTTCAGCTGTTTATCCCGTGCTCTCAGTCCAAAGGCCAAGGCTGCGCCTGCCATCGCAAACTGATTCGCTGCCAGTAACCCCATCACAGAATCGTAACCAACAGTTGCCATGTTGTTAATAAAGATTGGGATAAAGGCCCAGTGCAAACCAAACATGACGATCAGAATCCATGGTCCACCCAATACAAGTCCAGCAAGAATCGGATTAAAATTGTAGATAGCCGTTGTAATATCAGCAAGACCGTTACTGAGGTATGTGATTACAGGACCGATGATGAACAGTGTCAGTGGCACCGTAACCAAGAGTACGATAAATGGAGCCAGAAAATATCTAAAACCTTGCGCGATACGCTTCTCAATAACACGATTTAACAGGGATGCAAACCATACCGCAACAATTGCGGGGAATACGGATGATGTGTAATTCATGATATTCATCGGCAGACTGAGGAAGGTCAACTGCTGCTCAGAGCCTACAAAACTCACTAGCGCGGGGTAGACCATGGAACTTCCAATAATCATTCCCACATATCGATTCAAGCCAAAGTATTTGGCGGCGGAGCTACCCAGGAAAATCGGGAAGAAATAAAACAGTGCATCACCGATAGCATTCAGTACGATATACGTTCCATCCGTTGCCGTCAGAGCACCGAATGCAGATAGACAAGCCAGCAATCCTTTAATAATACCACTTGCTGCAAGCGCTCCCATAACAGGCATAAACACACCGGAAATCATGGATGTGAAGCGGTCAAAGAGACTTTTCTTCTCACCTTGTACCTCATTGGAGGATTCAGTATGGCTCATGTCTCCCAGGAGGGAAGACAGCTCATTAAATACGGGAACAACCTGATTCCCGATGACCACCTGATATTGTCCTCCTTGCTGAATAACGGTCAGCACGCCATCCATTGCTTTGATCTCTTCGGCATTGGGGATTTTGCTGTTTTTGAGTTCGAATCTCAACCGGGTTACACAGTGGGTAACCTTATTGATATTTTCTTTGCCTCCGACACTGCGTAACACATCCGTTGCCAGTTGACGATGATCCATGCCTGCTCACTCCTTCATGGGTGAGATATGGAATGAACAAATAAGCTCGTGTGCATTCAATGTGCATTCCATATCTATTCTCAGTACTGTAAATAGACATTACCTACAATACCTGTCGGTTCCTGAATCAGGAACTGGGACAGGAAATCTTGCTGTTCTTTTACAAGCGTATTCGTCACTTCAATCACAAGTCTGTTGCCCTTTGGTTGTAAACATCCGCTTGCTTCGTACGCATAAGGCGGACAGATTCGCGTTCCGATATCATGCCCATTCAGCCACACTTGAGCTACTTCGTACGGTTCATGAATGACCAGCCGCGCTGCTGCCGGTACTTCGTGCATATCGAACTCTATCCCATATCGCACGGTCCCCGAGAACTCGGGTAACATCGTCGGTACGGCAAGTGAAGTAAGTTCAGCACATGTCCCATATGCAGAGAATTCCGGGTATTGCTTAGCCGTTGCCAAGGAGAGCTTCCACTCTCCTGTAATCTCGTGTAGGTTGGTGTATGAACAATGTGCAGTTGAGACTTCCGCGATCTCTTCACTCAGTGCAGTCCCCTGCACAATCAACACAGATTCATATTTTTCGAGCCTCAAGGAGAATGATTGCTTGTTTCCATACATGCTGGTGTGAAGTGGTGAGAGTGTATTCGCAAAAGCATTATAGATGTACATCTCATCCACGCCCTTCAAAGCCGGAACGGTAATCGTGGTCTCAATCGCTTTTGCCGGATCTTCATTGAAGAACATATATACCTCACCGTCGTTATGACGGTAGTGGTAATAACGCAAGTAGGGCTGGTATTCCGAAACGGTGATCTCATACACATGGTCACTCCGCAGGCGCGTCGCCAGTTCATCTAGTGCAACAATACTCACAGATTTATGCTCCTTCAGATCTGACAACTCGCTCGTGCAATCCTCTCCTTCACTGCTTCGAGCAGGAAGTCCATCCACGAAATAGACCTGTAAACCGGCTTCGGCATAGGCAACCAGTTGAGCAATTAATTGACTCGGTAGCGCTTCGGCATAAGGGATAATCAGGGCAGAGAACTGTTCACGGTTCATCTGGAGTTTTCCGTCTTTCACCTGCGCCGAGATCACCAGTTCCGATGGAACGATGTCAAAATCTATCTGGTTCTGCGTAAGCTCTCTCGCGGGCTTCTGGAACAACATATACTCTCCAGCCCACTCCGCTTCTGCATGATACAGAATGGCTGCCGGTGCAACATGCACACCATCCGATAACAGATGACTTACTCTGTTCATGTAGTAAGTTAGTATTGGCAGATACCGATACTGCGGATCATATCCGTTCGCGTATAGATGAGGTGGACAATCTGGATCAGGATACTTTTTCGGCGAAAATGCATGTGGCACAAAATGGTTCACACCCCGTACCAGCATGTGGTCCGTTAGCCATTTCATCAGTTTCAGCCCTTCTCCGAACCCATATGCACCGTACACTTCACACATGGTACGACCGTGCTTCTTAGGGTCCAGGTGTCCGAGTGAGGTTCCCATCTTCGCCATTCCATAATGGAAGAACTCACCGTCCCATCCAGTGGATGTGAATGATTTGTAATAGCCATCATCCATGCCTGGCAGAATCTGATGAAGCACCACGTCAATGCCGGACATATCCTGCCCCCACAGACTGCGATAGAAATGCCCTGTACCATAACCGAGTCTTGCATGAGCGTTATTGTCTTCAATGACATGCCCAATGTACTCTACACCATGGGCGCGACACCACTCTCCCAATCTGTCCGTGAAATGTTCTGCGTATAATCGAGTGATCAGATCCATGTAGCGATAGCGCATCTCTTGTCCTTTCACACCTGCATTCGCCCACAACAAGGGGAGTGAACGAATAACATCATCGTCGGATCCTTCCTGCTTTAACATGTCCTGCAAATCTTCACACCACGGAAGAATCATATCTAGGCGTCCGATGGAAGCCAGTGTTCCTTTTACATTGCCAAACCTTGGCTCATCCGAGAAAAATCCAGCCAGTGTCGATCCAAAATCATCTTTGTATCGATCATAATGTGCCTCGTACACCGTATCAATCAGCACCTGTGTGGCTTCGGGCACAATTGGATTCAGATATCCTTCGGTTGCTTTTTCCCCTCCATCATAGGTAAGAACCAGCGTAAAGATTCTCCAACGCCCCTCAGGCAGATCCCAGTGCACCGTTCCTTCATGTAATTGTGAGGTCAGATCAACTAGGGAATCGGGATCAATCTCATCAGGTCCCGTTTTGCGAGCGGCAACTACACCAACAATCCGATCTTTAGCCGAGAAGACTTGCTTTTGTTCTCCCTCATGATCCGACTTTACTTGCTCCACTCCAACACTAATACCTCTCTGGCCGGGTCGTTGCAGCGCCCATTTCACCAGAATCCCCGCCTGAAGCTGGGGTCCGACGAAATCTTGTTGATGTATTTTCAGAAACTGCTTCTGGTACTGGGGATAATCCGTCTTGATTCTGCCAGCGGCATATCCTGTAGGAAAATGAGAATCATCCAGAATCCACACTTTCATCTTCCGGTTACGCGCCTCATCCATGATGATATCCAGATCTGTCCACCATTGGGGACCTACAAAATCCGGATGCGGGCGGGATTCCACACAAACCGCCTTGATGCCACTCTCCTCAATAATCTGCATATGTTTACGCAGTACAAGTTCTTCTTCACCATGCTGCCAGAAGAAAGGCAAAATATAATTGTTCTCCCGGTTTTCCAACACCTCGGTCATCTTTCTCATCAAAAACCCTTCCCTTCTGCTAGACAAACAACTTCGTTGTTTATGCTCTCTCCTATCTATCAAGTGTCAAAATTACATATTATAGAAAGGAAATCCCATATGAGCCAAAACATAAATCAATACATTAAAATCCATTAATCAATCGTAAACAGACCAATATAAATATAAACAAAGATGTTTAATCACTTCACACTTTTAATATAGCGCTTTCAAATGAAGACCGAAATATCAAAACAATACATATTGACTGTCATAAATTCAGATGTTAAGGTTACTATAAACTTCAGCCGACTGGAGGCAGTGAGCATGAATCACGACCAATTGGATGCAAAGCTTCGTAAGCTTACGGATAGGGATCTGCATTATCAGGCTCATCCTTCTGCACACTCTGCTACCTACGATTCATTGAAGAGAGTAGATCATGAAGGACAGAAAGTTTATGTTTTTGCGGACATGATTGGAGAGAAAGATAACATCACCATTTCCAAGCACACACGGTTTGCCGAGGTTCCGCTACATATTCACACTTTTATTGAGCTCAGCTTCGTATATTCCGGTCAGTGCACCCAGATCATCAATGGAAAAAAGGTCACGCTAAAGGGCGGACAGATCTGTATTGTAGATACAGGCATTCCCCACGCCATTCTGTCCACATCGGAAGAAGATGTGATTATTAATATTCTGATTCGTAAGCGTTACTTTTCCTCTTCTTTCCTGAGCAAACTGGCCAACAATGGCATTCTGTCTCACTTTCTGGCGAATGCCATCTCAGATCGTAAGAATCATAACCGGTACATTATTTTTCATTCCGAGAATAACACCAACATTCCTATCCTGATGAGACAACTGCTCTGTGAATTTTATGACCCGTCACTCGGCTCATCCGAGATGATGGATTCCTATATGCTGCTGATCTTCTACGAACTGCTGCGTGTGTTCCAGTACGACACGAATCGTCCTCGCACACTGACGCAGAACAAGGTGACGATCATTGAAATTTTGAAATATATTGAGAATCGTTATATGGACTGCACCCTCACATCCACCGCGGAGCATTTCAACTTCAATGCCAACTATTTGTCCACCTTGATCAAAAAAACAACCGGTCAGACCTTCAAGGATCTGGTTCAGAGTGAAAAATTCAACTACTGCGCGTTCTTGCTCGCCAATACCAATCGCCCGATTTATGATATTGCCAGCAGTACGGGGCATAGCAACTTGAGCTTCTTTTACAAAAAATTTCAGGATCACTTCGGCATTACGCCTCAGCAATATCGGGAACAACATGCTGCCAGAATAATGGAATGATAGTGAATAAAGAACCCTTTGCATCTGTTATGGCTTCCCTCTCGGGCTCAGTGAAATGTTTATAGTTCAACCAATATTGTCAGCAAAAAAACTTCCCGAATTTTCAGGATAAAGTTTATGTGCGAGACGGAGAAGAACTTGCAAAATGGTGGATTGCACAAACAAACAGACCTGATGCTATTCTTTGTGCTAATGATGAGGTTGCAGCCGGATTTATTACTGAACTAAGGAGGTCTAAATTTTCGGTTCCAGGGGACGTTGGGATCATTGGATTTGATAATACCGAGGTGGCAAATTTAATGGATCTGACAACGATTCACTATCCTGTGGAACAGCAGGCAGAGAATGCATTTTTAATTCTACAGAACATGCTTCATTCAACTGACAAAACGTTGATTTCTCTGGAATATACTTTGATTGAGAGGCATACGACTTAGGTTATTTCAAGAATTTCAAAAAGAATTTATCAGTACTAGGTCAACTCTGGTCGACAAGGGCATCAAAATACTGGATAGCTTGGGAAGAAGGTCTACACTCGGTATATTTCAATAGCCAGAAACGTTCAAAAGAGACTAAACGACCGTTTCCTAATACAATATGGGAAACGGCCGAAATTAAATCCTCTTATTACATAACTACCTGTTATCGTTCTGTTATAGAGAGTTGTTTTCGAAGTGCACTTTCTTTTCTACCATATAAGAAGTAATAAAAAACAAGTGTTGCCAAAACAAGCAGGCCAAGAAATACGTACAAACCATCATATCCTGTATATGGAATGATCAAACCGATAACAGATGGTCCAAATCCGTTCCCTAAATCTATAAATATAAAAAAGGTGGCAGTTGCTAAACCAACTCGGTGAGGTTCGGCTAAACCAATAGATACAGCTTGAGATATAGAAGAAATGTTACCAAAACCTAGAGCGACCAGTCCTGCTGCCAGCAACAAAGTAACTCCACTCGTAACGGATCCTAAAAGGAGTAAGCCTGCCCCGAAAAGGACAAAAGCTGGATACATGATTACGTTTGCTCCCTTTTTGTCCACGACCCGTCCAGTAAATGGTCTGGATATTAGGACAAAAACGGTATACACCATAAAGAAAAAACTTGCCGATTCTACTAAGTTCAATTCCAAAGCATAAACATTTAAGTACGATATTATACCAGAAAAACAAAAACTCATCAGAAATGCAATGATTGCTATGGGTAACACATTCAGTTCTATAAAGTCAGCAAGTTTTATTCCCGTTCCTTTTTTCGCTTCAGTGTTATTAGACAAAGGAATTTTCATGAAAATTGCAATCACAAAATTAATAAGTCCCAGCAAGAAACATAAATAATAAATCATATTGAAACTTACATTCTGACTCATATACATACCAATAAATGGACCTAAACCAGTCGCTAATGCCGTACTAATTGCAAAATAACTAATTCCTTCACCTTTTCGAGATGCTGGAAGAGTCAAGACGACAACTGTGCCTACAACAGTTTGTGCCATCCCTACCGTGAATCCATTTATCAATCGACTTAAAATGAGAAAAGAAATATTGTAATGAATGAGGTAAAGTAATGTTGTTAAAATAAACATAAGCAGTCCAGTTATCAATATTTTTTTTGATTTTACAAGGCGTCCTGTTAATACCCGACCTATTAATGATCCGATAATGAAAACACCTACAATAATCCCTGCTTGGCTGGAGGTTGCATTAAACTCATTAATGGCATACAGCGTAATTGTCGAATTTAGTAAAAAGAATATTAAAGTTATAAAGAAATTTATAGCTGAAAGAGAAATGAACTCTCTCGTCCACAGTCTTGTATTTAACTGGCTCATGATGATTCTCCTTGGTTATTTAATGATCAGAAGTGACTTGAGGAAAGTATCCCGTCACCTGTGAAATGACAATAATTCCAGAAAAGAAGCGAAGCGGGTCCTAATGTTGACCGCTTTTTTCTGGAATTATCACATAACTCAATATTTTATTCACCGAAGTTCAAATATCCATTATATTAATAACAGTGGAGAGTTTGTAATCAGCATGTTTATTTAAATCAACTAGAAAATCATTTAAATATTCATTTGACGGAAACCTGCACTCCAACATATAACATCCCTCTCCACTAATCCTATAGTTATTTATTATATAGTTCATTTGTGTCTCTATAAAAGAGAGATAAAAATTGATAGTTTGTTTCTTTTGTGAATATCGTAATAAATGCGTGTATATAGCAGCTCAATTTAGCTTGATTAACTTTAATGGTATATCCCTCAATAACTCCATTGTCTTCTAATTTTGCTACCTTGGACGCAGTAGCTTGTCTAGTCATATGAATTTTTGTGCCAAGTTCTTTCATCGTAACTCGACTGTTATTGGATAATTCATCTAATATTCGACGATCAGTATTGTCTAACATTTGTTTTGTATTCCTTTCTTTAATGAATTGAGGATCAGCATCTTTAATTTCATTTTATCCATTATGCAACAAGTATAGTCTGATTTAGTACAATACACCACGCGCAAATTGTAAATACTTATTCATCAACTACGCTTTTTAAAATCTCATAAGAATGAATCTCCTTTTTAGATTCGTATATATTTGATATCACAATGAGTTCATCTACTTGATACGTCTGCTGAAATTTAATCAAATCACTCCGAAGAGTGTCCGCGTCACCCAGAATGGTATACCCTAGTCGATGGTATATAATGTCCAGTTCAGCTTGAGTTAAAGATTGTAGGAAGTTTTCAGTCGGCGGAACAAGCTGACTTAAATTATTTGTATAAATATCGATACATACTTACAAATGACTCGATGAATCAGTGTAGCCTCCTCCACTGAATCAGTTACGATCACACAGATACAAGCCATCACATAAGGTTCCTGCAGATAAGCAGACGGTTTGAAGTTTTCACGATAAATAGTCAGCGCTTCACTCATATCATGCGGTGCGAATTGTGCACCAAATACATAAGGTAAGCCAAGATTTGCGGCGATTTTAGCTGAACCTGTAGAGGAGCCTAATACAAAAAGTGGCACATTCGTTCCGATACCTGGATAAGCACGAATTTCCCCTCGAACGCCCTCATTTCCTACATATTGCAATATCTCTTTTACTTCTCGTTCGAAGAAAAACACACCATTATGGTTAGACCGTCGAATCACTTCAGCAGTTTTTTGATCCGTCCAAGGTGCACGCCCTAATGCTAAATCTACTCGATCCGGATACAACGTTTCAAGAGTTCCGAACTGCTCAGCTACAACTAAAGGTGAGTGATTAGGTAACATAATACCACCTGAACCCACACGAATTTCCGCTGTGTTTGATAGTATGTGCTGTACAATTGAGACGACAGCTGCACTTGCATATGCATCATGATTATGGTGTTCTGCAAACCAAATACGATTCTATCTGCAGCCTTAGCTAAAGATACTGCGGAATCAATTCCTTTTTTCATTGTTTCGCCTTGTCATAATGGAGCAACTGACAAGACAGATATATCAAATTTTTTCATGATTTCACCTCAAGAATACTATTTTTATGCAAAATTGATAGAGAATATAATCTTTTATGTTGAATGTAGATCCCTCTCGATCGCATATCAAATAAATGTATACTTTCTTAATCCATTGTTACATAGAGAAAATAAAGTGATCTCGCGCTTTTGCTTTCAAGTTGAAAGTTTATATAAAAATAAAATTGCCATTTTCAATGTAATAGAATATCTAATGGTCAAACATATTTTCAAAAATAAACTATAATATCAAAAATACTCGAATTAGTAATATCATCTTCACAACAAATCCGGCTCCAAGGCTCATAGCATGATCTAAGAATGGCTTGAACTTGATTTCCATATTACAGACGACATCAAGATTCGGCGTTCTTCACGGTTTATTAAAAATAATGAAAGAGACCCTTCAAGGGTCTCTTTCCATACAAATTTAAAATTACTAGACGTTTTTTCTGTTTTCACCTTAAAATGAGTAAGATTCTCCATCGTCTGGAACTAATACATTAGACTCAATTCCTTTTTCGTTGATAAAGTTCTTTAATTCTTCTCTGGACAATCCCCAATGGTTAACTGCTTCCAAGTGGCTAACAATGATGTCAGCTTCAGGAGCTGCCTTGTATACTTCATATATGTCTTCTTTACCCATAATAAGGGGGCCACCTTCAAGAAACTGATTTTCACCACCGTTTAGCATAATAACTTCTGGTTTATAGGTATCGATAACTTCTTGTACATTTTCATACCAGACTGTATCACCAGCTAAATACAATGTCTTTTCATCTGTTTGTTGGAAGACAATCCCCATAACATTTCCCATGAGCTTTGCCGTTTCTCCATGTCCGTGACGACCATCAACTTCAGTAAGTTCAACTCCATTAAAGTCTATACCTACTTCTTCTTCCATGACTTCAATATTCGTGAATCCTAATTCTTTGGCTAATTCAGCATCCTGTTCATCTTGCATAAACATTTTTATGTCCTTAGGCAGCTGTTCTTTTGCTGCTTGATCAAAGTGATCCTCATGTGTATGAGTAATGATGACAGCATCTACACCATCAAGAATCTCATCAACGGACATTGGTAATTCAACGATTGGATTTCGATCATCTCTTTCGGCTGGAAGGAAAGGATCAAATTCACCTTTTTTGGAAAACATCGGATCAATTGAGAACTTTTGCCCACCGTATTCTACAGTTAATGTAGCATTTCGGATTTGTTGGATATTCATTTCCTGTTCTTGTTTTTGAGCAGTATTTTGCTCATCTATTGGTTGGCTCTCCTGAGGGGTACCGCAAGCAGCTAATAATGCGCTCATCAGAAGTGCTGTTATTAGGAGCATAAATGTCTTTTTATATTTCTTCATATTCATAAAACCTCAATTCTTAAATTTATAATTATTTTTTCATTTGAATACACAAGATAATGAAAAGAATTGAATTATCTCTTCTTCTGTGTATGGCCACGGCTAAATAATAAAACTATCAGCAGCTTGAATTGCAAAGTCCAGATTATCAGTACACATACAGCAACAGAGAAGGACTTGCATCCGATACAACGGAAACCTAGCAATACTGGCCTTAGCATAGGATATGAAACATAACCGCTTACTACTCCCTTGGCATTTGCATAACCAGGATAGTCCTAATTCATTCGCCGCCATTTCATTCTATGAATAGTTTTCTCTCCCTTTGGCATAGAGCCAAGTAGTACTCCTGTTGCCATAGAACGACCCAGAACTGAGAAACATCTGGTAACTTACCGTAATAAAACATACTTTGTCTATTGTTTTAGTAGGAATTGGAGCATATGAGCGCACTTAGTTATTCTGAGCACTGGCTTTTACTAAATAGTTTCACCTTGATTTCCTGCTTTTTTATATAATGTTTTTCACTTAAATTATGAAATTTTTGAGGTATTACATCATTAAGATGCGAATCCATTACCTTCATTCTTGGATAACTTTTGCAAATAAAAACACTCTTTACGAAGGATCTGTTGCTTGACTTTTTCTGCATATGGTAGCCCTTTTTAACGCTGCTTTTCATTAGTTCATTAATTCATTGTAACAAGTCCCATCATTTTTTCACCGTCCTAACTGATTTAAATTTATTCAATAATTTGAGTATGGAAGCAACGTTTCATATGGTTTACCATTGTTTCTCCTAGGTCAGTAAATGTTGCTATCCCTCGTTTATGAATGGCTGTTTTGAATCCTTCTGCGTCTGCTCCTGCAACTGTTAAAAAGTCACAAATATCCGTCGTTACCCCAATAGTATGGACCTTTTCTACTCCTAAAATTCTTAAATTTTCAGCCAAATCGGTTTTAAAAAATGCATTATAGTTCGTTTTAGGTATATAAAATACATTTTCATGATTCTTATTATCTTGAAACCAATCATATAATTCTCCGTACAATTGTTGTCCTTCTGTACCCACAATATTATGAGGTGGCCACAATTCAAAATGTGGGTCATTTTGTTGATGCGCATCCATTGATACGACAACTACATTTCCCTCTGCTAAAAAACTTGTTGCCACATCCTTAATATAAGGCACGATGTCTTGCGCTGGCTTACCAACGGTCAATGTTCCATTATCAGCAACAAAATCATTACTCATATCAACAATTAACAAAGCTTCTTTCACCATTTTAATTCAACTCCCAGAAGTTTTTTTCGGAATTACACTTCTTCTAGATGTTTTCCCCTATACAGGGACAGCATTTCGGGCGTGTTTTTTTGCTTCCTCAATGTTTTTCATTTTGTTGTCCCAACAAGCCTGACTTAGATCCACAGGATATTCCGCTGGATTTAATGAACGTTTGTATTCGTCCCATAAAAGGCCTAGTTGTTGCCCGGCATAGGATTGAATCTCTTGGGCTGATG is a genomic window containing:
- a CDS encoding AraC family transcriptional regulator, whose amino-acid sequence is MNHDQLDAKLRKLTDRDLHYQAHPSAHSATYDSLKRVDHEGQKVYVFADMIGEKDNITISKHTRFAEVPLHIHTFIELSFVYSGQCTQIINGKKVTLKGGQICIVDTGIPHAILSTSEEDVIINILIRKRYFSSSFLSKLANNGILSHFLANAISDRKNHNRYIIFHSENNTNIPILMRQLLCEFYDPSLGSSEMMDSYMLLIFYELLRVFQYDTNRPRTLTQNKVTIIEILKYIENRYMDCTLTSTAEHFNFNANYLSTLIKKTTGQTFKDLVQSEKFNYCAFLLANTNRPIYDIASSTGHSNLSFFYKKFQDHFGITPQQYREQHAARIME
- a CDS encoding MBL fold metallo-hydrolase, with translation MNIQQIRNATLTVEYGGQKFSIDPMFSKKGEFDPFLPAERDDRNPIVELPMSVDEILDGVDAVIITHTHEDHFDQAAKEQLPKDIKMFMQDEQDAELAKELGFTNIEVMEEEVGIDFNGVELTEVDGRHGHGETAKLMGNVMGIVFQQTDEKTLYLAGDTVWYENVQEVIDTYKPEVIMLNGGENQFLEGGPLIMGKEDIYEVYKAAPEADIIVSHLEAVNHWGLSREELKNFINEKGIESNVLVPDDGESYSF
- a CDS encoding beta-glucoside-specific PTS transporter subunit IIABC; the protein is MDHRQLATDVLRSVGGKENINKVTHCVTRLRFELKNSKIPNAEEIKAMDGVLTVIQQGGQYQVVIGNQVVPVFNELSSLLGDMSHTESSNEVQGEKKSLFDRFTSMISGVFMPVMGALAASGIIKGLLACLSAFGALTATDGTYIVLNAIGDALFYFFPIFLGSSAAKYFGLNRYVGMIIGSSMVYPALVSFVGSEQQLTFLSLPMNIMNYTSSVFPAIVAVWFASLLNRVIEKRIAQGFRYFLAPFIVLLVTVPLTLFIIGPVITYLSNGLADITTAIYNFNPILAGLVLGGPWILIVMFGLHWAFIPIFINNMATVGYDSVMGLLAANQFAMAGAALAFGLRARDKQLKTLGISTGGTALLGVSEPALYGVLLPQKKPLIMAIIGGSIGGVIGGAFLSKVYAFAPSGVFGIPGAVNPQGIDPGFYGYVLQMAVGLVVGFILTYLWGYQTRTKSGELATQGTTDSVSVSAIEETDEGSSSSVTKAEMTVYSPVTGEVVDLASVADEAFSSEAMGKGIAIIPSNGTIVSPVEGVVTTITKSRHAIAVIANDGVEVLIHVGLDTVKLKGEGFSLKVQEGDLVNVGDVLMEVDLAKIKERGFELITPLIITNSDNYVSVSRMGAQNISAGSPVITIKV
- a CDS encoding cysteine hydrolase family protein, whose translation is MVKEALLIVDMSNDFVADNGTLTVGKPAQDIVPYIKDVATSFLAEGNVVVVSMDAHQQNDPHFELWPPHNIVGTEGQQLYGELYDWFQDNKNHENVFYIPKTNYNAFFKTDLAENLRILGVEKVHTIGVTTDICDFLTVAGADAEGFKTAIHKRGIATFTDLGETMVNHMKRCFHTQIIE
- a CDS encoding MFS transporter — encoded protein: MSQLNTRLWTREFISLSAINFFITLIFFLLNSTITLYAINEFNATSSQAGIIVGVFIIGSLIGRVLTGRLVKSKKILITGLLMFILTTLLYLIHYNISFLILSRLINGFTVGMAQTVVGTVVVLTLPASRKGEGISYFAISTALATGLGPFIGMYMSQNVSFNMIYYLCFLLGLINFVIAIFMKIPLSNNTEAKKGTGIKLADFIELNVLPIAIIAFLMSFCFSGIISYLNVYALELNLVESASFFFMVYTVFVLISRPFTGRVVDKKGANVIMYPAFVLFGAGLLLLGSVTSGVTLLLAAGLVALGFGNISSISQAVSIGLAEPHRVGLATATFFIFIDLGNGFGPSVIGLIIPYTGYDGLYVFLGLLVLATLVFYYFLYGRKESALRKQLSITER
- a CDS encoding substrate-binding domain-containing protein, which codes for MRDGEELAKWWIAQTNRPDAILCANDEVAAGFITELRRSKFSVPGDVGIIGFDNTEVANLMDLTTIHYPVEQQAENAFLILQNMLHSTDKTLISLEYTLIERHTT
- a CDS encoding glycosyl hydrolase — translated: MRKMTEVLENRENNYILPFFWQHGEEELVLRKHMQIIEESGIKAVCVESRPHPDFVGPQWWTDLDIIMDEARNRKMKVWILDDSHFPTGYAAGRIKTDYPQYQKQFLKIHQQDFVGPQLQAGILVKWALQRPGQRGISVGVEQVKSDHEGEQKQVFSAKDRIVGVVAARKTGPDEIDPDSLVDLTSQLHEGTVHWDLPEGRWRIFTLVLTYDGGEKATEGYLNPIVPEATQVLIDTVYEAHYDRYKDDFGSTLAGFFSDEPRFGNVKGTLASIGRLDMILPWCEDLQDMLKQEGSDDDVIRSLPLLWANAGVKGQEMRYRYMDLITRLYAEHFTDRLGEWCRAHGVEYIGHVIEDNNAHARLGYGTGHFYRSLWGQDMSGIDVVLHQILPGMDDGYYKSFTSTGWDGEFFHYGMAKMGTSLGHLDPKKHGRTMCEVYGAYGFGEGLKLMKWLTDHMLVRGVNHFVPHAFSPKKYPDPDCPPHLYANGYDPQYRYLPILTYYMNRVSHLLSDGVHVAPAAILYHAEAEWAGEYMLFQKPARELTQNQIDFDIVPSELVISAQVKDGKLQMNREQFSALIIPYAEALPSQLIAQLVAYAEAGLQVYFVDGLPARSSEGEDCTSELSDLKEHKSVSIVALDELATRLRSDHVYEITVSEYQPYLRYYHYRHNDGEVYMFFNEDPAKAIETTITVPALKGVDEMYIYNAFANTLSPLHTSMYGNKQSFSLRLEKYESVLIVQGTALSEEIAEVSTAHCSYTNLHEITGEWKLSLATAKQYPEFSAYGTCAELTSLAVPTMLPEFSGTVRYGIEFDMHEVPAAARLVIHEPYEVAQVWLNGHDIGTRICPPYAYEASGCLQPKGNRLVIEVTNTLVKEQQDFLSQFLIQEPTGIVGNVYLQY